The following are from one region of the Geoalkalibacter subterraneus genome:
- the pckA gene encoding phosphoenolpyruvate carboxykinase (ATP), protein MDNAGKAEVSAQELGLNSVGEIYHNLGYDELFEHETRNEEGRVAANGTMMVDTGKFTGRSPKDKYFVHQKPSFEHIAWGKINQPMAPEVFDELYGEVTSYLDGKNLYVTDGFCGANEKTRKAVRFITEFAWQSHFVKNMFIRPSEEELKNFKPDFTVYNASNLVNADWERHGLNSEVFVSFNIEKDVAIIGGTWYGGEMKKGIFTMMNYWLPLQGILSMHCSANVGKDGDVCLFFGLSGTGKTTLSTDASRKLIGDDEHGWDDDGIFNFEGGCYAKCINLSKESEPEIYNAIRRNALLENVVSNDDGVIDFDDSSKTENTRVSYPIEHIENHEPSLKGDHPKNIIFLTCDAFGVLPPVSKLTKEQAMYYFLSGYTAKVAGTERGVTEPQATFSACFGEAFLPLPPTVYAKLLGEKMEKHNVNAYLVNTGWVGGGYGVGKRMSIKATRACVNAILDGSIEKAEFEQTRWFRLNIPKALPGVDSALLNPRNAWPNKEDFDNSANRLAGMFIDNFKKYIKDSDDFDFTQAGPRR, encoded by the coding sequence ATGGACAACGCAGGCAAGGCAGAGGTCAGTGCGCAGGAGTTGGGATTGAACAGCGTGGGCGAGATCTACCACAACCTGGGCTACGATGAGCTGTTCGAGCACGAGACACGCAACGAGGAGGGGCGGGTTGCCGCCAACGGTACCATGATGGTGGACACGGGCAAGTTCACCGGCCGCTCCCCCAAGGACAAGTATTTCGTCCATCAGAAGCCTTCCTTCGAACATATCGCCTGGGGCAAAATCAACCAGCCCATGGCTCCCGAAGTTTTCGACGAACTCTACGGCGAGGTGACCAGCTACCTCGACGGTAAAAATCTTTATGTCACCGACGGTTTCTGCGGCGCCAACGAAAAAACCCGCAAGGCGGTGCGTTTCATCACCGAGTTCGCCTGGCAGTCTCATTTCGTCAAGAACATGTTCATCCGCCCCAGTGAAGAGGAGCTGAAGAATTTCAAGCCCGACTTCACCGTCTACAACGCCAGCAACCTGGTCAACGCCGACTGGGAGCGCCACGGCCTCAATTCCGAGGTGTTCGTCAGCTTCAACATCGAAAAGGATGTGGCGATCATCGGCGGCACCTGGTACGGCGGTGAGATGAAAAAAGGCATCTTCACCATGATGAACTACTGGCTGCCGCTGCAGGGGATCCTCTCCATGCACTGCTCGGCCAACGTGGGCAAGGACGGCGATGTGTGCCTGTTCTTCGGCCTGTCCGGCACCGGCAAAACCACCCTCTCCACCGATGCCTCGCGCAAGCTGATCGGCGACGACGAGCACGGCTGGGACGATGACGGGATTTTCAACTTCGAAGGCGGCTGCTACGCCAAGTGCATCAACCTTTCGAAAGAGAGCGAGCCGGAGATCTACAACGCCATCCGCCGCAACGCACTGCTCGAGAACGTGGTGTCCAATGACGACGGCGTGATCGATTTTGATGACAGCTCCAAAACGGAAAACACCCGCGTTTCCTATCCCATCGAGCATATCGAAAACCACGAGCCGAGCCTCAAGGGGGATCATCCTAAAAACATCATCTTCCTGACCTGCGATGCCTTCGGCGTACTGCCCCCGGTCAGCAAGCTGACCAAAGAGCAGGCCATGTACTACTTCCTGAGCGGCTATACCGCCAAGGTGGCCGGTACCGAACGCGGTGTGACCGAGCCGCAGGCGACCTTCTCCGCCTGCTTCGGGGAAGCCTTTCTGCCGCTGCCCCCCACCGTCTATGCCAAGCTGCTGGGCGAAAAGATGGAGAAGCACAATGTCAACGCCTACCTGGTCAATACCGGATGGGTCGGCGGCGGCTACGGCGTCGGCAAACGCATGAGCATCAAGGCGACCCGCGCCTGCGTCAACGCGATTCTCGACGGCAGCATCGAAAAAGCCGAGTTCGAGCAGACCCGCTGGTTCCGCCTGAACATCCCCAAGGCTCTGCCGGGGGTCGACAGCGCGCTGCTCAATCCCCGCAATGCCTGGCCCAACAAGGAAGACTTCGATAACAGCGCCAACCGGTTGGCCGGGATGTTCATCGACAATTTCAAGAAGTACATCAAGGACAGCGACGACTTCGATTTCACCCAGGCCGGACCCCGGCGCTGA
- a CDS encoding HyaD/HybD family hydrogenase maturation endopeptidase yields MSILVLGLGNALMADDAIGGKVVEYLRERYVFDPDVEVIDGGTLGLDLLPRFEGVARLLLVDAVDMGAEPGEVFRLAGDEVPRAFADKLSVHQMGLKDLLAVAELQGDLPQEVVLWGVQPGCIEMRLEMTPEVSAALPRVADGVLADLQVWNGRCFTSLKADELPSRDAFHRL; encoded by the coding sequence ATGTCGATTCTGGTACTGGGTTTGGGCAATGCCCTGATGGCTGACGATGCGATCGGGGGCAAGGTGGTGGAGTACCTGCGGGAGAGGTATGTTTTCGATCCCGATGTCGAGGTGATCGATGGCGGAACCCTGGGCCTCGACCTGCTGCCGCGCTTTGAAGGGGTCGCGCGCCTGCTTCTTGTTGATGCGGTGGATATGGGCGCTGAACCGGGAGAGGTGTTCCGGCTGGCAGGCGATGAGGTGCCGCGCGCCTTTGCCGACAAGCTGTCGGTGCACCAGATGGGGCTCAAGGATCTGCTCGCCGTGGCCGAGCTGCAGGGCGATCTGCCGCAGGAGGTGGTGTTGTGGGGAGTGCAGCCGGGTTGTATTGAAATGCGGTTGGAAATGACACCCGAGGTCAGTGCGGCGCTGCCCCGCGTGGCCGACGGCGTGCTTGCGGATCTGCAGGTTTGGAACGGCCGATGTTTCACTTCTTTGAAGGCGGACGAACTTCCCTCCCGAGATGCTTTTCATCGTTTATGA
- the cybH gene encoding Ni/Fe-hydrogenase, b-type cytochrome subunit: MLEIRYVWEFPVRLSHWLNVVSITALSLTGFYIGHPFLSAGEGTWIMGWMRFLHFAFAYLFAVSVVIRALWFLIGNPYASWRMFFPWATQKGRANAMKFFRYYTFTGKQIPYEVGHNALACLAYALVFTLYFVQIASGFALYGQFAPGGLWDTLFGWMLVWPGAPYLRLGHHFIMWLLIGFVINHIYSAWLMDVKETNGTISSMFSGSKYIDPEEL; this comes from the coding sequence ATGCTAGAAATCCGCTATGTATGGGAATTTCCGGTTCGCCTGTCGCACTGGCTCAATGTGGTGAGCATCACCGCCCTGAGCTTGACCGGATTCTATATCGGCCACCCCTTTTTGAGTGCCGGCGAGGGCACCTGGATCATGGGCTGGATGCGCTTTCTCCACTTCGCTTTCGCTTACCTGTTTGCCGTCTCGGTGGTGATTCGCGCACTGTGGTTTCTGATCGGCAACCCGTATGCCTCCTGGCGCATGTTTTTTCCCTGGGCGACGCAGAAGGGTCGCGCCAACGCCATGAAATTTTTTCGCTATTACACCTTTACCGGCAAGCAGATCCCTTACGAGGTCGGTCACAACGCCCTGGCCTGCCTGGCTTATGCCCTGGTGTTTACCCTGTATTTTGTGCAGATTGCCAGCGGCTTCGCCCTTTACGGCCAGTTTGCCCCGGGCGGGCTGTGGGATACGCTGTTCGGCTGGATGCTGGTCTGGCCCGGCGCGCCGTACCTGCGCCTGGGGCATCATTTCATCATGTGGCTTTTGATCGGGTTTGTCATCAATCACATCTACAGCGCCTGGCTGATGGACGTCAAAGAAACCAACGGCACCATCAGCAGCATGTTCAGCGGATCCAAGTATATCGATCCCGAGGAACTCTGA
- a CDS encoding nickel-dependent hydrogenase large subunit: MSRKIVVDPITRIEGHLRIEARIENGRIVDAWSSSTAFRGIETILKGRDPRDAHHFTQRFCGVCTTVHSMASIRAVEHALGIQVPDNARLIRNLIMAAQNIQDHIVHFYHLHALDWVDIVSALSADPAATSRLAQSISDYPRSSTAYFKTVQDKIKAFAGTGRLGPFQNAYWGHSAYKLPPEANLMAVAHYLDALDLQKEIIKIHAILGSKNPHPQTFLVGGMAIPIDPDSQNALNADKIAQLRKFFRKARAFTEQAYIPDLLAIASFYTDWAQVGGGVGNFLCYGDYPDRENGGPDSFFMPRGIVMGRDLTRVLPVDQEKIAEYVTRSWYEYADGDQRGLHPFKGETVPNYTGPKPPYDFLDTEAKYSWVKAPRYDDQPMEVGPLARMVTAYAAGQPQVQEIVHFVLNKLNVGAEVLFSTLGRTAARGMETLLLAQKAETWLDQLADNMGRGILETHNAERWEPSTWPKEVFGYGFHEAPRGALGHWLRIENGAIANFQAVVPSTWNAGPRDAKGQIGPYEAALIGTPIANEEQPLEILRTIHSFDPCLACAVHVLDGRGNEVVNVRVV, from the coding sequence ATGTCGCGCAAAATTGTTGTTGATCCCATTACCCGCATCGAGGGGCACCTGCGCATCGAGGCCCGTATCGAAAACGGCCGCATTGTCGATGCCTGGAGTTCTTCCACGGCGTTCCGCGGTATCGAAACCATCCTCAAGGGGCGCGACCCCCGTGACGCCCATCATTTCACCCAGCGTTTCTGCGGGGTGTGCACCACCGTGCACTCCATGGCCAGTATCCGTGCGGTGGAGCATGCTCTCGGCATCCAGGTGCCGGACAATGCCCGCCTGATCCGCAACCTGATCATGGCGGCGCAGAACATCCAGGATCACATCGTTCACTTCTATCACCTGCATGCCCTCGACTGGGTCGATATCGTCAGCGCCCTGTCGGCGGACCCGGCCGCTACCAGCAGGTTGGCCCAGTCCATCTCCGACTATCCGCGTTCCAGCACCGCCTACTTCAAAACCGTGCAGGACAAGATCAAGGCTTTTGCCGGCACGGGACGGCTGGGGCCGTTCCAGAACGCCTACTGGGGGCATTCGGCCTACAAGCTGCCCCCGGAAGCCAACCTGATGGCGGTGGCCCATTATCTCGATGCACTCGACCTGCAGAAGGAGATCATCAAGATCCACGCCATCCTCGGCTCGAAAAACCCGCATCCGCAGACCTTCCTGGTGGGCGGCATGGCGATCCCCATTGATCCCGACAGCCAGAATGCCCTCAACGCCGACAAGATCGCGCAGCTGCGCAAATTCTTCCGCAAGGCGCGCGCCTTCACCGAGCAGGCCTATATCCCCGATCTGCTGGCGATAGCGTCGTTCTATACCGATTGGGCGCAGGTGGGGGGCGGCGTCGGCAACTTCCTCTGCTACGGCGATTATCCCGACCGCGAAAACGGCGGGCCGGACAGCTTTTTCATGCCGCGAGGCATTGTCATGGGGCGGGATCTCACGCGGGTACTGCCGGTGGACCAGGAAAAGATCGCCGAATATGTCACCCGCTCCTGGTACGAATACGCCGATGGCGACCAGCGCGGCCTGCATCCGTTTAAAGGGGAGACGGTGCCCAACTACACCGGCCCCAAGCCGCCCTACGATTTTCTCGATACGGAAGCGAAATACAGCTGGGTCAAGGCACCGCGTTACGACGATCAGCCCATGGAGGTGGGGCCGCTGGCCCGCATGGTGACGGCCTACGCCGCCGGACAGCCGCAGGTGCAGGAGATCGTTCACTTTGTCCTCAACAAGCTCAACGTCGGTGCCGAGGTGCTGTTCTCGACCCTGGGGCGCACCGCGGCGCGCGGCATGGAGACCCTGCTGCTGGCGCAGAAAGCCGAAACCTGGCTCGATCAGCTGGCCGACAACATGGGCCGCGGCATTCTCGAAACGCATAACGCAGAACGCTGGGAGCCCTCAACCTGGCCGAAAGAGGTGTTCGGCTACGGCTTCCATGAGGCGCCGCGTGGAGCGCTGGGGCATTGGCTGCGCATCGAAAACGGCGCCATCGCCAACTTCCAGGCCGTCGTGCCCTCCACCTGGAACGCCGGGCCGCGCGACGCCAAGGGGCAGATCGGCCCCTACGAAGCCGCTTTGATCGGCACCCCCATCGCCAACGAGGAACAGCCGCTGGAGATCCTGCGCACCATCCACTCCTTCGATCCCTGCCTGGCCTGCGCGGTGCATGTGCTCGATGGCAGGGGGAATGAGGTGGTTAACGTCCGCGTCGTGTAG
- a CDS encoding hydrogenase small subunit, translating to MAAIPEETLRTWEARGVSRRDFLTFCSTMAATLALPVTFMPRIAAALEQDDTRPPVIWLEFQSCSGDSEAFLRSSAPTAVQIILDTISLEYAEIVMAAAGHQAEEARHQAMEKYKGRYIAIVEGSIPTGKSGAYCTVAGQSAEEITRKVCGNALATIAVGTCATFGGLPAAAPNPTEARSVKEVVPNATVLNLPGCPVNAANLSAALVHFLTFGRLPAADRFGRPRFAYGKRIHDNCERRGHFDAGQYAETFGDYGHRQGWCLYKLGCKGPETWHNCPTVRYNDGLSWPVMAGHGCIGCSEPGFWDSMTPFYRRLPNVPGFGIEATADKIGLGLAAATALAFGAHGVVSAFRKTDQHEAEKIIKED from the coding sequence ATGGCGGCCATTCCCGAAGAGACGTTGCGCACATGGGAGGCGCGGGGCGTGAGTCGCCGCGATTTTCTCACCTTCTGCTCCACCATGGCCGCCACCCTGGCCCTCCCCGTGACCTTCATGCCGCGCATCGCCGCGGCGCTGGAACAGGACGATACCCGCCCGCCGGTGATCTGGCTGGAATTCCAGAGCTGCAGTGGCGACTCGGAGGCCTTCCTGCGCTCCAGCGCACCGACCGCCGTGCAGATCATCCTCGACACCATCTCCCTCGAGTACGCCGAGATCGTCATGGCCGCCGCCGGACACCAGGCGGAAGAAGCCAGGCATCAGGCCATGGAGAAGTACAAAGGGCGCTATATCGCCATCGTTGAGGGATCGATCCCCACCGGTAAGAGCGGTGCCTACTGCACTGTCGCCGGGCAGAGTGCCGAAGAGATCACCCGCAAGGTGTGCGGCAACGCCCTGGCCACCATCGCCGTGGGAACCTGCGCCACCTTCGGTGGACTGCCGGCGGCGGCGCCCAACCCCACCGAGGCGCGTTCCGTCAAGGAAGTGGTGCCCAACGCGACGGTTCTCAACCTGCCCGGTTGCCCGGTCAATGCCGCCAACCTGTCGGCAGCCCTGGTTCATTTTCTCACTTTCGGCCGTCTGCCGGCGGCGGACCGTTTCGGCCGCCCCCGCTTCGCCTACGGCAAGCGCATTCACGACAACTGTGAGCGGCGCGGGCATTTCGATGCCGGCCAGTATGCCGAAACCTTCGGCGATTACGGCCATCGCCAGGGGTGGTGCCTGTACAAGCTGGGCTGCAAAGGCCCCGAGACCTGGCACAACTGCCCGACGGTGCGCTACAACGACGGCCTGAGCTGGCCGGTGATGGCAGGGCATGGCTGCATCGGCTGCTCCGAGCCGGGATTCTGGGACAGCATGACGCCCTTCTACCGGCGCCTGCCCAATGTGCCCGGTTTCGGCATTGAAGCGACCGCTGACAAGATCGGCCTCGGTCTGGCGGCGGCGACGGCGCTGGCGTTCGGTGCGCACGGCGTAGTGAGCGCATTCCGCAAAACGGACCAACACGAAGCCGAAAAGATTATCAAGGAGGATTGA